In Chlamydia sp., the following are encoded in one genomic region:
- a CDS encoding proline--tRNA ligase, with product MRASLLFYKTSKNANKQASVLSYELLEKAGYLFKTSKGIYAYTPLFQRVIIKMTTIIREELNAIGGQEVCLPLLHPAELWQKTGRWEAFLSEKLLYVLKDRENKEMCLAPTHEEIVSEFVSQWLTGRKQLPIHLYQIGTKFRDEIRPRFGLMRAKEFLMEDSYTFSDSPQQMEEQYKKLRLAYQRIFDRLNLKYVIVTADGGKIGKGKSEEFHVLCSLGEDTICVSGSFGANIEAAQAIPPSYTYAPNFLPMEEIETPNIRTIEDLEAFFKTPKQQILKTLVVKTNKNGSEKFFAICIRGDRQINLTKVASFLQVDDCQLASDEDILKHLHVEKGFIGPLHCPIPYYADETARPMTNFICANNRKDVHCKHVNWGRDIPLPTFGDFLLAEAGDLCPQNEYAPYEIFQGVEVAHIFNLGTRYTDCFSVEFQDEHGNKQPCWMGTYGIGVGRTLAACLEQLSDDKGIVWPSAIAPFSIAILFNGGDSEGETIASQIYHNLNEQGYEPLLDDRNERLGFKLKDSDLLGIPYKMIIGKSFHNTGLVEIESRLGEKYNVSLNDLLDWC from the coding sequence ATGAGAGCATCCCTTTTGTTTTATAAAACTTCCAAAAACGCCAATAAACAAGCCTCTGTTCTTTCCTATGAACTACTTGAGAAGGCTGGCTATCTTTTTAAAACATCGAAAGGGATTTATGCCTATACTCCTCTTTTCCAGAGAGTTATCATAAAAATGACTACCATCATCCGTGAAGAGCTCAATGCCATTGGAGGACAAGAAGTTTGCCTTCCTCTTCTGCATCCTGCAGAATTATGGCAAAAAACAGGGCGCTGGGAAGCATTTTTATCAGAAAAATTGCTCTATGTGCTTAAAGACAGAGAAAATAAGGAAATGTGTTTAGCTCCTACCCATGAAGAAATCGTGTCAGAATTCGTATCACAATGGCTGACAGGAAGAAAGCAGCTACCTATCCACCTCTATCAAATTGGAACTAAATTCCGCGATGAAATCCGACCTCGCTTCGGCCTCATGCGAGCTAAAGAGTTCTTAATGGAGGATAGTTACACCTTTTCCGACTCTCCACAGCAAATGGAAGAGCAGTATAAGAAACTTCGTTTAGCCTATCAACGCATCTTTGATCGATTGAACCTTAAGTACGTAATCGTTACTGCAGATGGAGGGAAAATCGGTAAAGGCAAATCTGAAGAATTTCATGTTCTCTGCTCGTTGGGAGAAGATACTATCTGCGTTAGCGGCTCTTTTGGAGCAAACATAGAAGCTGCACAAGCAATCCCTCCGTCCTACACCTATGCCCCCAATTTTCTTCCTATGGAAGAGATCGAAACTCCTAATATTCGAACGATTGAGGATTTGGAGGCATTCTTTAAAACTCCTAAACAGCAAATTCTGAAAACGTTAGTAGTTAAAACAAACAAAAATGGCAGCGAAAAGTTTTTCGCCATTTGCATCAGAGGAGATCGTCAAATTAACCTAACAAAGGTTGCCTCCTTCTTACAAGTTGATGACTGTCAGCTCGCATCTGATGAAGATATTCTCAAACATCTTCATGTTGAAAAAGGATTTATTGGACCGTTACATTGTCCAATTCCTTATTATGCTGATGAAACAGCTCGCCCTATGACAAACTTTATCTGTGCGAACAATCGAAAAGACGTGCATTGCAAACATGTGAATTGGGGGCGAGATATTCCCCTTCCAACTTTCGGAGACTTTCTCTTAGCGGAAGCTGGCGATCTTTGCCCACAAAACGAATATGCTCCTTACGAGATTTTTCAAGGTGTTGAAGTCGCACACATTTTCAATCTCGGAACACGTTATACGGATTGCTTCTCTGTAGAATTTCAAGACGAGCATGGAAATAAACAGCCTTGTTGGATGGGGACATACGGTATTGGTGTTGGAAGGACTCTCGCGGCTTGCTTAGAACAACTTTCTGATGATAAAGGTATAGTCTGGCCCTCAGCTATCGCACCTTTTTCTATTGCAATACTGTTTAATGGAGGCGATTCCGAAGGAGAGACGATCGCTTCACAAATTTATCACAATCTTAACGAACAAGGCTATGAACCTCTGCTTGATGATCGTAATGAACGTCTGGGCTTTAAGTTGAAAGATAGTGATCTGCTTGGTATCCCGTATAAAATGATCATTGGAAAATCATTCCATAATACAGGATTGGTAGAAATCGAATCTCGATTAGGAGAAAAATACAATGTTTCCCTAAATGATTTGCTGGACTGGTGC
- a CDS encoding ABC transporter substrate-binding protein — MLLRKIFSYLFCSSLACSFISVIAVSFRSEPTAPGIAIFSSFSHNSLSECIESCKKELTSFGNMPTISLFNAEDSVLRARKIARTLHNDPNIIAIVTLGPIATKVMSQIETQKPIIYAVVPNGDALRFPKKQSNIYGVHDSVDTNQCCFAIHAVTNNATSLIYLQPHEPFPSSLQEEITNKLRSSGIKVTGLPISTANVASRIQLIAENRPSAVFFPFSALSEKMGTTLIKSILKENIPLITDDSSLVMEGACAACSVDYKLSGKQIAYIIRYLLSKKTNEENLRQISAEPILSKITFNEEVIRFLGLPFSMTPAHQFVSFHSVDTIGLDSMPNSLNFYRNPLSSSETDSEFKFSS; from the coding sequence ATGCTTTTGCGAAAAATTTTTAGCTATCTTTTTTGTAGTTCTCTAGCCTGTTCCTTCATTTCCGTAATCGCTGTTTCTTTTCGCTCGGAACCAACAGCTCCTGGTATAGCGATCTTTTCTTCATTCTCACATAATTCTCTCAGTGAATGTATCGAAAGCTGTAAAAAAGAACTTACTAGCTTTGGGAATATGCCCACAATTTCGCTGTTCAATGCTGAAGATAGTGTACTCAGAGCAAGAAAAATCGCTCGCACTCTTCATAACGACCCTAATATTATTGCCATTGTTACGCTGGGACCTATTGCTACCAAGGTGATGAGTCAAATCGAAACACAGAAGCCTATTATCTATGCTGTTGTCCCTAATGGGGATGCTCTGCGTTTCCCTAAAAAACAGTCTAATATATATGGTGTTCATGATAGCGTAGATACGAACCAATGCTGTTTCGCAATTCATGCGGTAACTAATAACGCAACCTCTTTAATTTACTTACAACCCCATGAGCCTTTCCCTTCCTCTTTACAGGAGGAAATCACAAATAAGCTTCGCTCTTCAGGCATCAAAGTAACAGGATTACCTATCTCTACGGCGAACGTTGCTTCTCGCATTCAGCTTATTGCAGAAAATCGTCCGTCCGCAGTCTTTTTCCCTTTTTCTGCCTTATCAGAAAAAATGGGCACTACACTTATTAAAAGTATCTTAAAAGAAAATATACCTCTTATCACAGACGACTCATCCCTGGTAATGGAAGGAGCCTGTGCAGCGTGCAGTGTCGATTACAAATTATCTGGAAAGCAAATTGCGTATATTATCCGCTACTTGTTGAGCAAGAAAACTAATGAAGAAAATTTGCGACAAATTAGTGCAGAACCTATTCTTTCTAAAATAACTTTTAATGAAGAAGTCATCCGATTTCTTGGCCTTCCATTTAGCATGACTCCGGCACATCAATTTGTTTCCTTTCACTCTGTAGATACTATTGGACTAGATTCTATGCCAAACTCTCTAAACTTTTACCGAAATCCTCTGTCATCGTCCGAAACAGATTCTGAATTTAAGTTTTCATCTTGA
- a CDS encoding LL-diaminopimelate aminotransferase, with amino-acid sequence MKRNHNFASLTPNYLFSDLQKRVTQFRLENPQHKVIGLSIGDTTQPLDISVAEAFSNAIARLSSPTTYCGYGPDFGLPALRQKLSEDFYRGCVDPEEIFISDGAKVDIFRLLSFFGPNQIVAVQDPSYPAYIDIARLTGAKEIISLPCLEENDFFPVFPENSSIDILCLCSPNNPTGTVLNRSQLQAIVRYAIEHDILILFDAAYSTFISDPSLPKSIFEIPDARFCAIEVNSFSKPLGFAGIRLGWTVVPKELNYRDGLSVIRDWERFLSTTFNGASIPAQEAGIAGLSILPKLEAVHYYRKNSTLLRNALLEAGFQVFGGKHAPYLWVKPIIKTISDGDLFDFFLKEYHIAVTPGIGFGLCGSGFVRFSSLGKREDILVACERLQMAPALQ; translated from the coding sequence ATGAAAAGAAATCATAATTTCGCGTCATTAACGCCAAATTATTTATTTTCAGATCTACAAAAGCGAGTCACCCAATTTCGTTTAGAAAATCCTCAACATAAAGTTATTGGCTTATCTATTGGAGATACTACTCAACCTTTGGACATTAGTGTTGCTGAAGCTTTCTCTAACGCTATTGCACGCTTGAGCTCTCCAACAACTTATTGTGGATATGGGCCAGATTTTGGACTGCCTGCTCTGAGACAAAAATTGTCTGAAGATTTCTACCGAGGGTGCGTTGATCCTGAAGAAATTTTTATCTCTGACGGAGCAAAGGTTGATATTTTTCGCTTGTTATCATTTTTTGGCCCTAATCAAATCGTTGCTGTCCAAGATCCTTCTTATCCTGCTTATATTGATATCGCTCGCTTAACAGGAGCAAAAGAGATCATCTCTCTTCCCTGTTTAGAAGAAAATGACTTTTTCCCAGTATTTCCAGAGAACTCCTCGATCGATATTTTGTGTCTGTGCTCCCCTAACAATCCAACAGGAACAGTATTGAATAGAAGTCAACTACAAGCGATTGTTCGCTATGCCATAGAACACGATATACTTATCTTATTTGATGCCGCTTACAGTACATTTATTTCGGACCCCTCTTTACCTAAGAGCATCTTTGAAATTCCTGATGCACGCTTTTGTGCAATAGAAGTTAACTCTTTCTCTAAGCCATTGGGATTTGCTGGTATTCGATTAGGCTGGACTGTAGTTCCTAAAGAGTTGAATTATAGGGACGGACTCTCCGTTATTCGAGATTGGGAGCGGTTTCTCTCGACAACGTTTAATGGAGCCTCAATACCTGCCCAAGAAGCCGGTATCGCAGGCCTATCCATTCTTCCCAAGCTCGAAGCAGTTCACTATTATAGAAAGAATAGCACTCTACTCAGAAATGCTCTATTAGAGGCTGGATTTCAAGTTTTTGGTGGAAAGCACGCCCCTTATTTATGGGTTAAACCTATTATCAAAACAATTTCTGACGGAGATCTTTTTGACTTTTTCTTAAAAGAATACCATATCGCAGTTACACCGGGAATCGGGTTTGGCCTTTGCGGCTCAGGATTTGTTCGATTCTCTTCCCTCGGGAAGCGTGAAGATATATTGGTTGCTTGCGAACGTCTACAAATGGCTCCTGCTCTACAATAA
- a CDS encoding DUF1207 domain-containing protein: protein MMKPLGYLLILSLGLSQVAFTKETESCPDCQSHWKEVTHTDQLPENIVHADDDCFHSGYVQALIDMHFLDSCCQVIVENQVAYLFSLPTDDVTRNAIINLIKDLPFIHSVEICQASYQTCHHQGSNITSLPEQRSFCTKVCGKEAIWLPQNTILFTPLIADPRQATNSAGIRFDDEVVGKRVGSAVFGGDFIFLRLFDVSRFHGDMDIGLQGAVFSVFDLDHPDACMVNSDFFVSALCSFAVNKWSYRMRLWHLSSHLGDEFILANQLPPNNRYNRSDEAIDFFASFRYTPQIRIYGGLGYIISRDLSFPEDPLYFEGGVELRPFGLREDNLHAQPIFAMHFRFWEEHDFSIDQTYILGMEWSKFQDIGRKVRAVLEYHQGFSHEGQFIREKCDYYGFRLSYGF from the coding sequence ATGATGAAACCTTTAGGTTATTTGCTTATCCTTTCTCTTGGCTTATCGCAGGTAGCTTTTACTAAAGAAACGGAGTCCTGTCCTGACTGCCAAAGTCATTGGAAAGAAGTAACCCATACAGATCAACTTCCTGAAAATATCGTCCATGCTGATGATGACTGTTTCCACTCCGGCTATGTACAGGCTTTAATTGACATGCATTTTTTAGATAGCTGCTGTCAGGTTATTGTTGAAAATCAAGTAGCTTATCTATTTTCTCTCCCTACAGATGATGTTACACGTAACGCTATCATTAATCTGATCAAAGATCTTCCTTTTATTCACTCTGTTGAAATCTGTCAGGCTTCCTACCAAACCTGTCACCACCAAGGGTCCAACATAACATCCCTTCCAGAACAACGCTCTTTCTGCACAAAAGTTTGCGGAAAAGAAGCTATCTGGCTACCGCAAAATACTATCCTCTTCACTCCTCTTATAGCAGATCCTAGACAAGCAACTAACAGTGCGGGAATTCGTTTTGATGATGAAGTTGTAGGGAAACGTGTCGGATCTGCTGTGTTCGGAGGAGATTTCATTTTCCTTCGACTATTCGACGTTTCTCGTTTCCATGGAGATATGGATATTGGTCTTCAAGGAGCTGTATTCTCCGTATTTGACCTAGATCACCCTGATGCCTGCATGGTCAACTCCGATTTTTTTGTCTCTGCTTTGTGTAGTTTTGCCGTCAATAAGTGGAGCTATCGCATGAGACTTTGGCATCTTTCCTCTCATTTAGGAGACGAATTCATTCTCGCTAATCAATTGCCTCCTAACAATCGCTATAACCGTAGCGATGAAGCTATTGATTTCTTCGCATCTTTCCGCTACACCCCACAAATCCGAATCTATGGAGGTCTTGGCTACATTATCAGTCGAGATTTAAGTTTTCCAGAAGACCCTCTTTATTTTGAGGGAGGAGTGGAACTCCGGCCTTTCGGTTTACGTGAGGATAACCTGCATGCCCAACCCATTTTTGCTATGCATTTTCGCTTTTGGGAAGAGCATGACTTTTCTATAGATCAAACTTATATTTTAGGTATGGAATGGTCTAAATTCCAAGACATAGGTCGCAAAGTTCGCGCTGTATTGGAGTACCATCAAGGCTTCTCTCATGAAGGACAATTCATCCGAGAAAAATGTGACTACTATGGCTTTAGATTAAGTTACGGTTTTTAA
- a CDS encoding DUF167 domain-containing protein, which translates to MLEGFWVLEVRVTTKARENRVVGLEDGILRVRVTEVPEKGKANDAVVALLANFLSIPKSDVTLIAGEASRKKKILLPRAVKAFLFEQFPPQSSPSAEKRC; encoded by the coding sequence TTGCTAGAAGGCTTTTGGGTTTTAGAGGTTAGGGTTACTACAAAGGCACGAGAAAACAGGGTAGTAGGACTCGAAGATGGTATATTGAGAGTTCGCGTGACTGAGGTTCCGGAAAAAGGTAAGGCTAACGATGCTGTTGTAGCATTGCTTGCAAACTTCTTATCGATTCCCAAGAGCGATGTCACGCTAATAGCAGGAGAAGCGTCTCGTAAGAAGAAGATATTATTACCTAGGGCTGTGAAAGCTTTTCTGTTTGAACAATTCCCTCCACAATCTTCTCCCTCTGCAGAAAAACGATGTTAA
- a CDS encoding LOG family protein, protein MTLFHSHHDAVSPDGYLCSSLQSTDAGVYEGEIEIQNIPNYFLGFRLPSHCIHLNLKSSLAQLGINASLLHCELSQNQHRAHLHVRFTSHGPIAEAMLALLKPGDRVAKLFAADDRRLVRSPDYLESMLKNTDKTGQPLLCFGKKLEHLISFDVVDDRLIVSLPSLPGVVRYDSDIYGLLPLIQKSLGNPKLSIRHFLALYQQIVEGQHIPCGEDILLIKTEPLHIRTVFARVVDQLLPQGLTHTSANILEPTTRESGDIFEFFGTPSTPVERIPLEFFTIEPYKEHSYFCNRDLLRTSLQSESEIKKIFETAPQEPVKATTYLSKGSEIPSLNSDSWLTGSAIAYQPEENQVNRDEYIRAQPCYPFLEAMETGLINSEGALLTRFFPSSSLKGMLISYHVRHYLKQIYFQIPSYTHGNYFSHNDRSLLLDLHQANIDVFWADEESGRVLQYTKRRDKNSGMFVVKHRVEEFQSAYFVAIYGSRLLENNFSAQLRTLLEGVQQAAQKMGIPGFSKPTPLAVITGGGTGVMATGNRVAKELGILSCGTVLDLEASPAQIDQPTNEFLDAKMTYRLPQLIERQEHFYADLAILVVGGVGTDFELYLELVYLKTGAKLPTPIFLLGPVEYWKEKVAHAYEINLKAGTIRGSEWISNCLYCITSPEAGVAVFEQFLAGELPIGYDYPPAPDGLVIV, encoded by the coding sequence ATGACACTCTTTCACTCTCATCATGATGCCGTCTCTCCTGATGGCTACTTATGTTCTTCCCTTCAATCAACTGATGCTGGTGTATATGAAGGAGAAATTGAAATTCAAAATATCCCTAACTATTTTCTTGGATTTCGACTACCCTCTCATTGTATTCATCTTAATTTGAAAAGTTCTCTAGCTCAGTTAGGGATCAATGCATCTCTTCTTCACTGCGAACTTAGCCAAAACCAACACCGAGCACACTTGCACGTTCGATTCACTAGTCATGGACCAATTGCAGAAGCTATGCTTGCACTTCTTAAGCCAGGAGATAGGGTAGCTAAATTATTTGCTGCAGATGATCGTAGACTTGTTCGCTCTCCAGATTATCTTGAAAGCATGTTGAAAAATACTGATAAAACTGGACAACCCTTGCTCTGCTTCGGAAAAAAGCTAGAACATCTAATCTCTTTTGATGTGGTAGATGATCGCCTGATCGTATCTCTTCCCTCTTTACCAGGAGTGGTCCGCTACGATTCAGACATCTACGGTCTCCTTCCTCTGATTCAAAAATCTCTCGGCAATCCTAAACTAAGCATCCGTCATTTCTTAGCTCTTTACCAACAGATTGTTGAAGGGCAGCATATCCCCTGTGGGGAGGACATTCTCTTGATTAAAACAGAGCCCTTACATATCCGCACAGTATTTGCTCGTGTAGTCGATCAACTTCTCCCTCAAGGCCTCACACATACTTCTGCTAATATTCTGGAACCAACTACACGAGAGTCTGGGGATATTTTTGAATTCTTTGGAACTCCTTCCACACCTGTAGAAAGAATTCCTTTGGAATTTTTTACTATCGAACCTTACAAAGAACACTCCTACTTTTGTAATCGAGATTTATTACGAACCTCATTGCAATCAGAAAGTGAAATAAAAAAAATCTTTGAAACGGCCCCTCAAGAACCTGTAAAAGCAACTACTTATTTGTCCAAAGGAAGCGAAATTCCTTCTCTTAACTCAGACTCTTGGCTTACAGGATCTGCAATTGCATACCAACCCGAAGAGAATCAGGTAAACAGAGATGAGTATATTCGTGCTCAACCCTGTTATCCTTTCTTAGAGGCCATGGAAACAGGGCTCATCAACAGTGAGGGAGCCTTACTCACCCGATTTTTCCCCTCATCTAGCCTGAAAGGTATGCTGATCTCCTATCATGTACGTCATTATCTCAAACAAATTTACTTCCAAATCCCTTCTTATACTCACGGTAATTATTTCTCTCACAACGACCGAAGTTTGTTATTAGATCTTCATCAAGCAAATATTGATGTTTTTTGGGCAGATGAAGAGAGCGGAAGAGTATTACAATACACGAAACGACGCGACAAAAATAGTGGAATGTTTGTTGTTAAACATCGAGTCGAAGAGTTCCAATCTGCATATTTTGTTGCCATTTATGGATCACGTCTTCTTGAGAATAATTTCTCCGCACAACTCCGTACACTTCTGGAAGGAGTGCAGCAAGCTGCACAAAAAATGGGAATTCCTGGTTTCTCAAAACCAACTCCTCTCGCGGTAATCACCGGAGGAGGAACAGGAGTGATGGCAACGGGAAATCGTGTAGCTAAAGAGCTTGGTATCCTTTCTTGTGGGACTGTTCTCGATTTGGAGGCATCACCAGCACAAATTGACCAGCCTACAAACGAATTTTTAGATGCCAAAATGACTTACCGTCTCCCTCAACTTATAGAAAGACAAGAGCATTTTTACGCAGATCTAGCTATTTTAGTTGTCGGAGGTGTTGGTACAGATTTCGAACTTTATTTAGAGCTTGTCTATCTGAAAACTGGGGCCAAGCTACCGACTCCGATCTTCCTTCTCGGACCCGTCGAGTATTGGAAAGAAAAGGTCGCTCACGCCTATGAGATTAATCTCAAAGCAGGAACTATCCGCGGTTCTGAATGGATCAGCAACTGCCTATACTGCATTACATCACCCGAAGCTGGAGTCGCTGTATTTGAACAATTTCTTGCTGGAGAACTTCCTATAGGATACGACTATCCCCCAGCTCCAGATGGACTAGTTATTGTTTGA
- a CDS encoding MYG1 family protein, with protein sequence MQNPRSVGTHDGSFHADEVTACALLILFDLVDEDKIIRTRDPEKLAQCEYVCDVGGRYSLEDKRFDHHQVSYSGFWSSAGMVLDYLRNLGFLSLDEYEYLNNTLVHGVDEQDNGRFFSKEGFCSFSDIIKIYNPLEEGGNTDKEFFFALHFAIDLLIRLRKKFRYDCVCRDVVKQVMAKEDICLRFDRPLAWQENFFSLGGENHPAAFVSFPCSDQWILRGIPPTLDRRMEVRIPFPEEWAGLLGDQLVAATGIPGAIFCHKGLFLSVWDSQESCEEALNLVLKRQGLV encoded by the coding sequence ATGCAAAATCCAAGAAGTGTTGGCACGCATGATGGTTCTTTTCACGCAGATGAAGTGACGGCTTGCGCTTTATTGATCTTGTTCGATCTTGTTGATGAAGATAAAATCATTCGAACTAGAGACCCTGAAAAGCTTGCACAATGTGAGTATGTTTGTGATGTAGGGGGGCGTTATTCTTTAGAAGATAAGCGTTTCGATCATCACCAGGTATCTTATTCTGGCTTCTGGAGCAGCGCGGGTATGGTTCTTGATTACTTGCGTAATTTAGGATTCCTTTCTTTAGATGAGTATGAGTACTTAAATAATACATTGGTGCACGGTGTAGATGAGCAGGACAACGGACGTTTTTTCTCTAAAGAGGGGTTCTGTTCTTTCTCTGACATCATCAAAATCTATAATCCCTTGGAAGAAGGGGGGAATACAGATAAAGAGTTTTTCTTTGCTTTACATTTCGCAATAGATCTACTCATTCGGTTACGAAAGAAATTTCGTTACGATTGTGTTTGTCGGGATGTCGTTAAGCAGGTAATGGCAAAAGAAGATATTTGTTTGCGTTTTGATCGTCCACTAGCATGGCAAGAAAATTTTTTCTCTTTAGGGGGTGAAAATCATCCTGCTGCTTTTGTAAGTTTTCCTTGTTCTGATCAGTGGATTTTACGAGGGATTCCTCCAACTTTAGATCGTCGGATGGAAGTAAGAATTCCTTTCCCGGAGGAATGGGCAGGATTGCTTGGTGACCAGTTAGTTGCAGCTACGGGTATTCCTGGTGCCATTTTCTGTCATAAAGGACTATTTCTCTCTGTGTGGGACAGTCAAGAAAGTTGCGAAGAAGCGTTGAATTTAGTGTTAAAACGACAGGGATTAGTATGA
- a CDS encoding HIT domain-containing protein: MTTIFEHIIEGAVECDKVFEDENFIVIKDKFPQAPVHLLIIPKKHIEKLQDMQGADFFLLAEAGKIIQQMARDFGIENGYRVVINNGLEGGQSVFHLHIHLLGGGLLGSIA, encoded by the coding sequence ATGACTACAATTTTTGAGCATATTATAGAAGGAGCAGTGGAGTGTGATAAAGTTTTTGAGGATGAAAATTTTATTGTGATTAAGGATAAATTTCCTCAGGCTCCAGTACATTTACTTATTATTCCGAAGAAGCATATTGAGAAGTTACAAGATATGCAAGGAGCAGATTTTTTCTTGCTTGCGGAAGCTGGAAAGATTATTCAGCAGATGGCTCGCGATTTCGGTATAGAAAACGGATATCGTGTTGTTATCAATAATGGATTAGAAGGAGGACAGAGCGTATTCCACCTACATATTCATCTTCTTGGTGGAGGCTTGTTGGGCTCCATAGCGTAG
- a CDS encoding HEAT repeat domain-containing protein — MLFHEYHAAAREAKTLLNTNCSLCEVRTALQALARNHEYGFWEEAFLRSKQRFPSLESDRVVHEDLAAALLYKNIRHSSLTVRVITILAVGMANDYRLVPIVLQALADDSDTVQEIALQVAVMYGSGSLLHAVGDLAKNASSINVRIAAYRAAALLKITDLVPHLQGIIRNSQLDGSERREAWKALCALACPSGSVLTGIDQALMACEMLKEHPEKSIEKFIHHLFVIDHPEVQVATLQMILRSGKPHASSVMEVVQRLAFDSPSVRVQMQAAAVLYLQGNSLGEDKLIEGLTSSSSAICEAASEAICSLGIRGALLAGRFLSVVQGVRAKVNLALVLLVSREKIEEAGDVIAMFMHRIESCRAIEQFLYEDQKILAPSSPLQAEIVKRELAKKIIRLLVAAQYSKVKTVVTQYLAGQQIGWSFCSGVFWEEGDSEVFAEPVQEESFAFTLEKALSSLQREGSEMGLDAVIRLYPNSRWQDKLTILEAISFSENREAAWFLRERCLQEAASLQSAAAGALFALFK; from the coding sequence ATGCTTTTTCACGAGTATCATGCAGCAGCACGAGAAGCCAAAACTCTCTTAAATACTAACTGTTCGTTATGTGAGGTTCGTACAGCTCTGCAGGCATTGGCTAGAAATCACGAGTACGGATTTTGGGAAGAGGCGTTTCTTCGGTCTAAACAGCGTTTCCCTTCATTGGAATCCGATCGCGTGGTTCACGAAGATCTTGCCGCAGCTCTTCTTTATAAAAATATTCGACATTCTTCACTTACCGTTCGAGTGATCACAATTTTGGCTGTAGGGATGGCGAATGATTATCGATTAGTCCCTATAGTTTTACAGGCTTTGGCTGATGATAGTGATACGGTGCAGGAGATTGCTTTACAGGTAGCCGTTATGTACGGTTCTGGTAGTTTGCTGCATGCTGTAGGCGATTTAGCAAAGAATGCTTCCTCTATAAATGTTCGCATAGCGGCATATCGTGCAGCAGCCTTGTTAAAAATTACAGATTTAGTCCCTCATTTACAAGGTATTATTCGGAATTCTCAATTAGATGGATCTGAGAGAAGAGAAGCTTGGAAAGCTCTGTGTGCGCTTGCCTGTCCATCCGGTAGTGTGTTGACTGGGATTGATCAAGCTTTGATGGCTTGTGAGATGCTAAAGGAGCATCCAGAAAAATCTATAGAGAAATTCATTCATCATTTGTTTGTTATAGATCATCCAGAAGTTCAGGTAGCTACTTTACAAATGATTTTAAGGAGTGGGAAACCGCACGCATCATCTGTGATGGAGGTCGTTCAAAGATTGGCTTTTGATTCTCCCTCTGTACGAGTTCAGATGCAGGCTGCAGCTGTTTTGTATCTACAGGGGAATTCTTTAGGAGAAGATAAGCTTATCGAAGGATTAACATCATCTTCTAGTGCGATTTGTGAGGCTGCTTCAGAAGCAATTTGTTCACTGGGGATCAGAGGAGCTTTGCTAGCAGGGAGATTTCTATCAGTAGTACAAGGAGTCCGTGCCAAGGTAAATTTAGCGCTTGTTCTTTTAGTAAGTAGAGAAAAGATAGAAGAAGCAGGAGATGTCATAGCTATGTTTATGCATCGAATAGAGTCCTGTCGAGCTATTGAACAATTTTTGTATGAAGATCAGAAGATTCTCGCGCCATCTTCTCCTTTACAAGCAGAAATTGTAAAGAGAGAGTTGGCTAAAAAAATAATCCGTTTGTTAGTCGCTGCTCAGTACAGTAAGGTGAAAACAGTTGTGACTCAATACTTAGCAGGACAACAGATAGGATGGAGTTTTTGTTCTGGAGTTTTTTGGGAAGAAGGAGATAGTGAGGTCTTTGCTGAGCCTGTACAGGAAGAGAGCTTTGCTTTTACTTTAGAGAAAGCGCTTTCTTCTTTGCAACGAGAGGGTAGTGAAATGGGGTTGGACGCAGTAATACGCCTGTATCCAAATAGTCGTTGGCAAGATAAATTGACCATTCTTGAAGCTATTTCTTTCTCAGAAAACAGAGAGGCAGCTTGGTTTTTAAGAGAGCGCTGTCTACAGGAAGCAGCGTCTTTACAGTCTGCAGCAGCCGGGGCTCTGTTTGCCTTGTTTAAATAA